A stretch of Perognathus longimembris pacificus isolate PPM17 unplaced genomic scaffold, ASM2315922v1 HiC_scaffold_5664, whole genome shotgun sequence DNA encodes these proteins:
- the LOC125345454 gene encoding C-X-C motif chemokine 10-like, producing the protein MSQTGILTFCLIILTLNGIQGIPHLRTVCCRCIEVGMQSVHPKTLEKVEIIHQSLSCPHVEIIATMKNGKKQCLNPESKATKKLLKAVSKERSKRSP; encoded by the exons ATGAGCCAAACTGGCATTCTTACTTTCTGCCTTATCATCCTGACTCTGAATGGGATTCAAG GAATTCCTCACTTGAGAACCGTGTGCTGCCGCTGCATCGAAGTCGGCATGCAGTCCGTGCACCCAAAGACCTTAGAAAAAGTTGAAATTATCCATCAGAGTCTATCCTGTCCACATGTTGAGATCAT TGCTActatgaaaaatggaaagaaacaatgCTTGAATCCAGAATCCAAGGCCACCAAGAAATTACTGAAAGCTGTTAGCAAAGAAAG GTCTAAAAGATCTCCTTAA